From a single Leucoraja erinacea ecotype New England chromosome 38, Leri_hhj_1, whole genome shotgun sequence genomic region:
- the msantd1 gene encoding myb/SANT-like DNA-binding domain-containing protein 1 — MAACNSGSSSSAAQIDKPKRSSNWTEVETSVLIRIWNEYLSDLRTAKRNAKVYEKIAEEFFEATGVNRDKDQIRTKVTNLTFQYRKLKATCGNIASSSYWPYYEAIHKMLAQFPGQDEPSISEDITQLPSASKSKTPSPTQKQTFANDDALISEGSSYQSDLVENSSSFHSPQLRNESGSIKKRRGSNADLHKKSLKLMESMLEEQKKISTAVEETNREVRRILDQQTLLLNKSLQLQQHMLHLLEKVVCQHCAKKTNHF; from the exons ATGGCAGCTTGTAACAGTGGCAGCAGTAGTTCAGCTGCTCAGATCGACAAACCAAAACGATCAAGTAACTGGACTGAGGTTGAAACAAGTGTTCTAATACGTATCTGGAACGAGTATTTATCAGACCTAAGAACAGCCAAGCGAAATGCTAAAGTATATGAAAAGATAGCTGAAGAATTTTTTGAAGCTACTGGGGTGAATCGTGATAAGGATCAAATAAGAACCAAAGTTACTAATTTGACCTTTCAATACAG AAAACTCAAAGCTACTTGTGGAAATATAGCTTCTTCTTCGTACTGGCCCTATTATGAAGCTATCCACAAAATGCTTGCTCAGTTCCCTGGGCAGGATGAACCAAGTATATCTGAGGATATAACACAATTACCTTCAGCTTCCAAATCAAAAACTCCATCACCCACACAGAAACAAACATTTGCAAATGATGATGCCTTGATATCTGAGGGAAGTTCTTACCAGTCCGATCTTGTGGAAAATTCATCTAGTTTTCATTCTCCACAACTAAG AAATGAATCGGGATCCATCAAAAAAAGGAGAGGATCAAATGCTGACTTACACAAGAAAAGCCTAAAACTAATGGAATCAATGTTGGAAGAACAGAAGAAAATAAGCACAGCTGTGGAAGAGACAAATAGAGAGGTTCGGAGAATTCTTGACCAACAAACTCTCTTGTTAAATAAAAGCTTGCAACTTCAGCAGCACATGTTACATTTGTTAGAGAAAGTCGTGTGTCagcattgtgcaaaaaaaacaaatcatTTCTAA